In the genome of Planctomyces sp. SH-PL62, the window TGGTTGACCGTGACGGGGACGCTCTCGACGATCGTTCGGGTGGTTGGGACGGTCTCGGAGCGGTACTCGGTCTTGTACCGGGTCTCGTTGGTCGTGACCGGCACGCTCTCGACGATCGTCCGTGTGACCGGGACGGTCTCGGTGCGATACTCGGTTTTATACCGGGTCTGATTGGTCGTGACCGGGACGGTCTCGCACTCAATCCGTGTGACGGGGACGGTCTCGGTGCGGTACTCAGTTCGGTAGCGGGTCTGGTTGGTCGTGACCGGTACCTGGACGCACTCGACGTCGTAGACGGTCTCGTAGGTCACCTGGGTCTGGGGTGCCAGGATCGTGGTGGTCGCGGCGGCCGCCTGGCTGGTTGGGGAAGGTCCCTGGGCGGAGGCGGTCGGCTCATCGGCGGCCGTCGCCGCTCGGGCCAGGAAAAGCCCGTAGATCAAGCCCGCCACGGCGGCGCGGCGGAAAGAGGCCCGCTCGACTCTCATGCTCGTCGTCCCCCGATGCAAATTTTGGAGTGGTCGCGACTCCCTTCCATAGGCTTCAGGTCGGGAAGCTCTCCATAGTTTGCCCGAACGGCCTCAAGGCCCTGGGTCGCACGCAATTCTCATTTCGCCCAGGCCGCCTAATGATAAGCAATCCCTGAACCACGTTGTCTCTTTTCCCCAATCTAGGTCGAAAAATGGGAGGGGGGTCGGCCCGGGCGACTCATCGGATCCGGCGTCGGCGGGCGCACCCTCGGCGGGGGATGGGCTCGACCGGAGAGAACGGCCACATGCCTATGGGGTACATAACTGGATTTGCTGATCTTTGATCGTCGGGTTGAGGCGGCGGGGGAATTGCCGTAACATGAGCCGGTCTAGGCGGGTCGGACGGTACTCGGGCGGCCGTTGGGCCGGGGAGGCCGCGTGAAGCCCGCCGGTTCCGATCCCATTCGTCGAAGCTCGCGAGCGTCGTCATCCATGTCTAAAACCGAGCATGAGCGAGAGCGCAACCTGGCCGTCTTCATCGACCTGGAAAACCTGGCGATGGGGTTTCAGAGCCAGCGGAAGGTCAAGTTCGACATCCAGAAGGTGCTCGAACGGCTGGTCGAGAAGGGTAAGCTGATCGTCAAGAAGTCGTACGCCGACTGGAGCCGGTATCCGAACTACACGGCCCCGTTCCACGAGTCGGCGATCGAGCTGATCGAGATCCCCAAGCGCTCCCAGACGGGGAAGAACTCGGCCGACATCCGCCTGGTCGTCGACGCGATGGACCTCGCCTGGAGCAAGCCGCACGTCGACACGTTCGTGATCGTCTCCGGCGATTCCGACTTCTCGCCGCTGGTCTCCAAGCTGAAGGAGAACGGCAAGCACGTCATCGGCCTGGGGATGAAGGGGTCAACATCGGAGCTGCTCCGCGACAACTGCGACGAGTTCATCTACTATGAGGACCTCGAACGCCAGGAGCAGAACGAGCAGCAGCTGGCCATCGACCTGAAGGCCTATCTCCCGACCAACCTGGACGAGAAGCAGCGCGAGGTCTTCAGCCTGCTGGTCGAGGCCTGCTCGGCCCTCCGTCGCGAGAATCACGAGGTCCTCTACGCCTCGATGATCAAGGACACCATGAAGCGGAAGATGCCGTCGTTCGACGAGAGCTACTTCGGCTACCGCAGCTTCACCCATCTGCTCGAAGACGCCGACAACCTGGAGCTGGTGGATATCGAGCGCAACCCCAAGAGCGGAACCTACATGGTGACTCGCGTCAGCGGTGAGGGAGCCGACGCGGCCCGCCCGCCCTCGGCGCCTGGTGACCGGCCGTCCCCCTCCACCGCTCCCCATCGCGGTCGAGGCCGCCAGGGCTCGCATCGCTGAGACCTCGCGGCGATTTCGGGCTCCGATCCGAAGTGATTCTGGAAAGCGTCGGGGATCGATCGTCGTACTCCCCAGTGGTGATCCGCGCCGGGCGATTCGTGTCGTCGGGCGCGGTCCCTTTCCGAATTTCCGGCGTGGAAACCGCGTTGAAATCGCCAGCGAGGATCAACATGACCAGGATTCGATCGGGGGCCGTAGCGGTGATCGTCGCCGTCGCGGCCGGCGCATTCGATGTCGCCCAGGGCTCGGAAGAGAAGC includes:
- a CDS encoding NYN domain-containing protein, translated to MSKTEHERERNLAVFIDLENLAMGFQSQRKVKFDIQKVLERLVEKGKLIVKKSYADWSRYPNYTAPFHESAIELIEIPKRSQTGKNSADIRLVVDAMDLAWSKPHVDTFVIVSGDSDFSPLVSKLKENGKHVIGLGMKGSTSELLRDNCDEFIYYEDLERQEQNEQQLAIDLKAYLPTNLDEKQREVFSLLVEACSALRRENHEVLYASMIKDTMKRKMPSFDESYFGYRSFTHLLEDADNLELVDIERNPKSGTYMVTRVSGEGADAARPPSAPGDRPSPSTAPHRGRGRQGSHR